In Peromyscus eremicus chromosome X, PerEre_H2_v1, whole genome shotgun sequence, the sequence TACAAGTGGGAAATCAGGAACCAGTTTTCTACTGCTGCTTGTGAGAAGAAATGTATCCATGCTACTTCCTCAGTTTGAGTTCCAGATCAGAGAATGTGGGAAAGGAGAATATACTAACTAATACCATCCTCTGGAGCAGAAAGCCTAACATTCCTGGGGAAGGGGCAGTTTTACTCTGCAGGGCCCTTGACCCTAGGCATCTCTTGGTTATTCTATGGCTAAGGTTCTTTAACGTCCCAAGTGTTCTGGCCAGATACAGAGGAGTTGTGAAGTAGGTATGGTGGTGGTGTTTCTTCCAGTGTTTGCTTGTGGTGGGTTTGTTTTTACTCAATGGTATTTTATATCCAAATAGTATCACTCAAGCCACATTTATTCAGTATTGTGTTTTTACTTGGGGGGACGAGGAGGAAGGGGCAAAAACAGTGTCTCTTTGGAGTCTCCCAAGTGCATGGGACTCCAAAGTATATGTACGGGGACTGGATGGCATGGCCAGGCAAATCAGATGGAAGGCCCCTCAGACTCTTTTTTCTGATTCCTACAATTAAAATGCTAAGTGACCGATCTGTGGTACCCGATAAATGCCAGTTGCTTTCCAGCTGGCTTTCTACAGACATCTAGACAGCatcatctttctccttttccagaATAAAACTCACCTAGGAAACTAGGGAACTCCAAGTACAGTACAGTTTACATAGAATGCAGCTGGTAAGCTgtctccccatcctccccatccACTAAGCCAGGAAGGCGCTGAGAGTAgaatttcctgcctggcttctcggagggctagccagcttgctctggcaGATTCCACATGGAGGGCTGAGGGCTGCAAGTCTCTAGTGCACAGTCCTCTCCTTTTGCCGATGATAATCTGGGGTAGGAAAGAACATAGCACATTATTTTCAGGCTGAGCTCCCAACTTCCCATTCCCAACTTCCAGGGTTTACTGTTATCCACATTAAAAAGAGTTCTAGTTACTTAGAACCCTGCCTGCCATGTAAGAAAAAAAGTGCCTTACTGTAAGGAAAGAAGCGCACACGCATGCTGATTTCTCGGGCTGTCTTCAGGATTTCAACAGCCTGGAAGGAACACGGCAGCTTGTACAAATGAAGAGATATTACCCAGGACAGAAACATAACAAAGTAATATAATGTGCCACTTCAAACATCTAGGTCACTGATAGCTGCTCTCTTCTGGTACATTTCCCTTGAAGAGATGCTTTCTTACAGATTAGGCTAATCCTGTCCAACCTGTCCTACCTGAGATGGCTTCTTACACAACTACAGCCCATGTGCCATGCTTACTTTGCTGTGCTCAATATCCTGGAAATCCACATCATTCACAGCTAGAACTTGGTCCCCTTCTTGAAGTCCTGCTCGATGTGCATCCGAGTCTGGAATCACCTGTTAGTAAAGGGATAACACATGTGATTGAGATGGAATAGTTTCGGGAGACTGCAGGGGAAATGCAGTGCTGTTCAAATGTGTTATTTTCTGGGACACCACAGGGAGATTGTGGCTTGTCAAATGAAATTTGGTTCTCAGTTTGTTttcagccttttttcttttttggtttttgagacagggtttctttgtgtagtactAGAACTCGATCCATACACcaggcagccttgaactcagagatccatctcctctgcctcccgagcgctgggatcaaaggcatgccctTGGCTTTAtagattcttttttgttgtttgttttttttttcaagaaagtttctttgtgtagccctagctgtccttaaactcagagatccatctgcctctgcctccagagtgctgggattaaaggcatgctccaccaccaccaccaccgcccagcctgctTTATAGATTCTTACTACCTACTcccgatcttcctgcttctgcctctagagtCCTCGGATTACTGGCATGCCCCATCACACCTGACCCAATGCAATtttgagaaggaaagggtgaGTTCCTATTATATCCATTCTATGACTCTACTGGCTCATCCATTTTCCAGCCATTGGGGTACcagtgtattttaataaatacccTTTGTTAAAAGGGAAGTAGCTAGTAATATGGTTtgccacacacacattcatacacagacCTTGGAGATGAAGATGCCTAGCTGGGAGGCCTTTCCTCCTCGGATGTTAAATCCCAACTGTAAGACAGGAGCACAGAATGGGGACTCAGTACAGACCACAAACACAAGAACATTTAGGAGCATCAGTGTACTCAGAAGAAAATGAGACACTAAGGAAGTGTCAGCTTTTCTGGTCACCTACTTCCCAATCTACATCTACACCCCAACCATGGCCAACTTCTGGCATGGACAAAATGTAGACTAGAATAGGAACCTCTGTAAGTTTACCTGAGCACCAGGGGGCTTCTTCAGTGTGACAATTCGGGGCAGAAACTGGGTCAACTCATTGTTGTAGTCTGGGTGGTACACTCTCTGCAAGACACAGCAATCTCAGAAATCTTATTCCCAGTCTTAGATGTCACATCTACCTTCCTTTAGAACATTAATAAATCAGCTATAAGTCAGGAAGTGGTAAAGTCATAGACTCAGTTTACATAGTAACAGTCTAAATGAGATGTTCCATCTCAGGACTAGCAGCCCCATAGatcactattctttttttttattgacagGATGGAAACTAAGGTTCTGAGTTTTCAGAATTCACTTGCGTGCAAGGCTCTGGCAGGATGATTCTACAAGAAGTTTCCAATGGATCCCTGTTGCTTGGAATTCACCTAAGATTCATTCTCCATTGAGTTGCATAACCCTGCCACTTTATCTTTCGTATATCTCATACTTGGAGGTGGGTAGTCCTTATTCAGGAATGCAGATGGTTCCCACCTCATGAGGAGGAATCCATGCTGGAGGATTCTCATAGGCAGGCAGGAAAACCACTGGGTAGTCATCATAAGGGATCCGGGTGTCCATTTCAGGCAAAGCCCTGAAAAGGAtaaatcaaagcaaacaaaaatgattttaaaagaacCAAGCTCTCTTAAGTTTCAGAAGGCATCCCATCCTAAGGTCATCCATTTATGGGCCTAGCCCACACGGAGGTGTTAAGACTGGAGCGGGGAaaggtggcaaaaaaaaaatctatcaatttTTCTAAATATCTAGATGCCTAGGACCTTGTTAAGCACGCTAATGGCATGTTCTCATTTCTCACAATTCTATAAATACAGGTGTCACCACCTTCAACCTAGGGATGAGGAAATTAGGACCGTATCCACAAAGGTCTACTTTAAAACAGCAAGGGAGTGCCAACTCTGACTATCCCATAGGGCTTGGGGACAGGCACCGTCCCACTTTCTCTAGAGGTGCTTAGTAAAGGTGCTGTCTACAGGTGGACTCCGTCAGGACCGACTGCCTTCCAGATCCGGGTCCCGCATCCCGCCCGAATCCCGCGCTCACGACCACTTCATGCAGCACCACCTCACCGGCAAACAGGCCTCCCTCCGCGGCGCCTCGGCTCGCGGCCAATTCGGCCCAGGAACCGGAAGCGGATGCTTGCTAGCAGCGAGCACGGGCGGAGCTCACTTTCGGCGAGCCAGCTCCCAAGCCCCCCCTGGCGTCACGTTGTGCGTGCTCACACGCGTGCTCCTGTCACAGGCCGTCTGCGCTCCGATTGGCTGGCGCCTCTGGGATCAATTTGAAACTTGGCGGTTAAAGCTCCAGTTGGAACAGGGCGCCAGGGAAGATCCGGGAAAAGGACGTTTAGCTTGGTGAGTTACAGGGCCGCGGGAGCTCAGATCCTGCCCTTTCTTAGCACGCTAGGGCTTTGGCGTGGTTGCTGTGTCCGCTGGAGTTTATTTTCGTTTGATTTCAGATAGCATAGTGTTGGGACTGATTAGACGGTGGCCAAGTCTGAGAGTGACCCGAGACAGTGATCCCGCTGGGAGGGAGGCTGCACCGCCGAGTTCCGAGGTCTCCTACTGCCTGCGGGACTTTCCACTCCGGCCAGCCTCCTCCGCGCCGACACCTCCAGAGCTGCTACCATGAAAGAAGAGGTGAAGGGAATTCCTGTAAGAGTGGCACTGCGTTGTCGCCCCCTGGTCTCTAAAGAGATTAATGAGGGCTGCCAGACGTGCCTTTCCTTTGTGCCCGGAGAGCCTCAGGTGGGTAAGAGTTGAGAGCCGCTCTCCACAGCTGCGGCGTGTTTAGCTTCCGCCCCAAGCCTTGTCTCTTGCCTTTTGCAGGTGGTGGTTGGTACTGATAAATCGTTTACCTACGATTTTGTGTTTGACCCCTCTACTGAACAGGAAGAGGTCTTTAATACAGCAGTAGCTCCACTCATAAAAGGCATATTTAAAGGTGAGGCTGTTTAATTCACTGACCTTTTTTGAGCATATATTATGGGCGGGTCATATAGGCACTACAAATAGGAATGGCTGAAACAGActccatcctttaaaaaaaattaaaacctagtAAAATTTGTGAAAGTCTTTCTACCCTTGAAGCTAGTTTTAGATTGTCATGTTTATCTTTGACCTAGACATATTTTTGTTGTCTTGGGATCACAGCtctgagtatggtggcacacgcctttaatcccagggtttgggaggcaaaggccggcagatctctgagttccaggccagcctgggctacacaaagaaaccctgtcacacaaacacacaaaaaacaaagcaaatatatAGACTATATGGTCTTTGGTGCTGATGGTGAGCCAACCTGCTGGAGTCCCGAGCCACAGTATTCAGATAAGTAAGTAATATAGCCTCTGGGCTCTGAAGGAGTTCAAAGTCCAaagggtcagagaacagggagAGGACTACGTAAGTGAGTTTGAAGACATcggaaaaaaaaccttaaaattttacacgtattttaaaatttttttttgtgatttttcttttctttttttcctagagTTTCTTATAttccaggctagctttaaactcatAATGTACCCAAAAAtggatgtgatggtgcatgcttttaatccggGCAGGCAGAGGAAAGtgaatctctgtaaattcaagggcagcctggtctgaTATACACATAtagggttccaggccagccagggctacatagtgagaccctgtttaataTGTAGCATGTGTGAATACACACAATGAGTCCTACTGTAGAAGTTTCACTACTTTCCTCCAAAGTGGTTATGAAAAATAGAAGGTTGGCACTAACTCCTTTTAGGGGAGTTTAGGTGAATTTCCAAGCATAGGGAATTTTTGAGATAGGTATTGAATGATGAGTAGaattttttagatatttttttaaagccctTGAATACTATGACCAGTTAATAATCTTTACTGCAGAAGCTAAGGTTTTAGTAGCAGGATTCCAAAGAGAGTAGAACCTGAGAGATGTCTAATTGTTATTTTAGTACAGTGGTTATtcattttttctaattatttgagaatttcatacgtgCATATAACGTGTTTTTATCAAAtcttctcccatctcctctcctccAATTCTTCCCCTGTCTCCAgcacatacacttttttttcttaaacacaaAGTCTGTTTAGTGCTGCCAGTATGTAGAAACATCGTATAGAGTGTGGGTAGCTTCTGCAGGCCagatccctgaagaaaactgatcctTCCTCTAGTAACCATCAATTGCTAGTAGTTCCTCAGCTAGGTGTGGGACTTCGTGAGTGGCACCCTGTATCCCtgctgggattttggctggcttgatcttgtgcagatctCAACagctattcatttaaaaattagaacCATATCATAGTAgcacttttaaattataaaatacattgcATACAATCTAGCTTAACTTTTCATCTAAAGAAAAAATGCTTTCTAGCAATTAGATGAACTTCCAGTGTCTTGTTTGTGGCACGGTCTCAtttagcccaggatgacctcaaactagATATGTAGCAGAAGCTGACCcttaactcctgatccttctgtctttccCCCTAAAGTCTTGGAGTTATGCGCGTGCACCACTACAACCACCTCCAGTGTctgtttacattttttctttgacAGAGAAGTCATAGAATCATAGAGTAGGCCACTTGAGAGCTGCTTTCTTTTGGACAActgcgtttgtttgtttgtttgtttgtttgtttttacagttattattttgtgtgagtgtgtgtcacaGTGTAGGAGaggggagtcagaggacagcttacaggagATGGTCCTCTCCTACCATGTGTGTCCCAGGTATATTGAAATCCATGTGCTGAACTATCTATCTCATCAGCTTTTGTACAACTTTATTTATGCAACAAAGATCTCAATACTGAAAAGCTATTTACCACCCAGTAATTTCTACCCAGTGATCTTTGTTCAACATTCTAGATAAGCTCAAGCCTTCTAAGCAACAGCTATTCAAATATGTTTTCATCCTTTAAAAGTGATACCACGGGTACTGGActcatggctcagtggttaagaatgctcactgctcttgcagacgacccaggtttggttccccacactcacatcaagcagctcacaactactcATAACTTCAGTTGCAGgttatctgatgccctctggcctccacaggcccctgcgtgcatgtggtgcacataaactcacacaggtacacacactcaGAAATAAATTCATCACAAATCCTTCAGGAAAAAAATGAGTTCAGGGATCACTGGGTCACCAACTTATCACAAAGGATTATTGCTGAACTACAGTGTTTTCCCTGTAAAtagagttaaaaaagaaaacttaagccaggcagtggtcgctcttgtctttaatcccagcactcagggaggcagaggcaggtggatctctgagtttaaggccagcctgctctacagagggagtttcaggacagccagggctacacagagaaaccctgtctcgtaaaaccaaaaagaaaaactcaaaaaacaaacaacaaaacttaaATGATGCCATGTCTCAGGGTATAGTGAATATCTAAATGTATGCACATGTCTGTACAGGTGTCCTTGCTCATGCATGTCttttagaggtcagaggtcaacaggtgttttcctccattgctctctctctcttttttttttttttttttttgaggcagggttcctCACTGaaccatttcagctagactgactggccggcaagtccccaggatccacctgtgtctgccctcccagtgctgggtttacacAGATGTATGTTACCATGCCCACTTTTTATGTAGGTACTAGATAGCTGAATTCAGGTTTTTAGACTTGCACACCAAGCAATTTGCCCACTGGGCCATTTCCCCAGACCCaacctttatttattcatttattttttattttttttacatttatttatttgttgagtgTGAATTGTGTGTGCTGATGTGTCACAATgaacatgtgaaggtcagagaacaacgtgCAGGAGTTACGTtcgggttctggggaccaaatgcAGGTAGTCGGGCTTGGCAGTAAGTGCTGTTACTCACcaggccatcttgccagccctgttttttctttgagacaaggtctcaatgtAGTgcaggctttcctggaactcactaaataaccagggatgaccttgaacttttgggtCTCCCTGTGACCTCCCAAGTGTCAGGATTCCAGATGTGCACCTCCGTCCTTAGTTTGGTTTATtgtgtgctgggaagcaaaccagGGCTTTTGCATGCTAGAAAAGTACTCTACAAAGTGAGCTCTATTCCCAGACTAAATCCCTTGTTTTAGAACTTAAATACAGTAGTTACAGAAACATTGCAAGAACAGCATAAAGAAGCCATTTTTCCCGGAATCCTTTGTGATAAGTTGGTGACCCAGTGATCCCTGAATACTTTATTGTTTCCTGTAAGAGTCGTCATTACATGGCATGGCTGTCGTCAGACAGAAGTTGCATTATCACATTATTATCATCTAACCCCAGACCTAGTCACGCTTTGCCAATTGTTTTATTAATGTCCTTTAATAGCAAACGGATTTAGTTCAAAAATCATGTTATTTAGTCCCCAAGTATAAAGTAATTCTTGAACGTTTGTTTACTGTGTTCTTTTAAACTTTCATTGTCTTGATACTTGAAGATTACAGAGCACTTACCTATatatttctgtttgcttttatCTGACATTATGATAAAATTTGAGCTGTGTGTTTTTTAGCCAGAAACACCACAGGTGTGCTTCTGTATTCTCACTGATTCCTGTCAGGCAGTACAGTTTTGATTTGTCTATTACTGCTAATGTTCATTCTGATAATCTAAGGTATAAATCTGCCAAATTTTCCCACTTACTGTAAAGTTAGTGTTTTCTTGCCTTTTTGCATATTTGAAAAACATTATATGGTTCTAATTCTCTTctaattacttttctcttttctatgattttgtttaatTCTCATCTAATTAACTATTTCTTCCCTCCACTCTCTTCctcatcctatttttttttttttttttttggttttttcgagacagggtttctctgtgtagctttgcgcctttcctggaactcgctttggagaccaggctggcctcgaactcagagatccagctgactctgcctccaaagtgctgggattaaaggcgtgcgctgccgccgccgccgccgccgccgccgccgccgccgccgccgccgccgccgccaccgccaccaccacccagctcatcctatttatttttaataattaaattgtTCCCCCTTCCTTTACCCCCTCCAACTCCTAACATGTCTCACCACTTTGTCCCTTAAGTATATGGCCTATTTTTAATTGTTATAGTTAACAcaacactctttctgtctctctgtctctgtctctctccagtgCATAATATGTAAATAGAACCTGccgagtctgtttagtgttgcttatatgtatatgatttcaggactgaccacttaaCCAATTAAGGGGGaacatccctggggaagactaattctccctctctctcagcagctgttaattgcctgtagttctttgtgtaagagTGGGGCCCTGTGAGGTttctcccttccatgttagcatgtctgttggtatTGGCCTTCtttgggtcttgtttaggcaTCTATACTGTTGAGGTATCATGAGTGAAGCCTGACTGTCTTTTCTagatgggtataaggataagtatttagaatgcaattaGGAATTGTACTGGTCTAGTAAAGCAGCTGTAGTAGGTTCtacaagatccatgacctcactaaccTTGGGTAGTTGTCTAGGTTCTGggtatcaggcatgatttccttcctgttaAGGGGGCCTTAGTCCAattagaaagcagttggttaccaccaagatattgAGTGTCACTATTGAACCTTTAGGGATATCATGCTATGCTGattgtcattgttgtggttcataggcttcaCAGCTAGGTAGGACTACTGGTTACATCCCTCGCTTGGCAGTTTGCATAGCACCTTCATATGctatgaaagctagtccccagggaggaggcttccaggtcagatcCATTGTAGATCCCCAAGTCCAGTGTCCAAAGTGCACGGtctcttcagcaacagggacttaaCCTTCAGCCTCTGGAATGCAACAGTAGTAGTCTGGGTTGTACTGGGAGTCTCTCGTCtcctctgaccaacaacttgaaaggaggtttctcatTTCTAGTACTAGGACTTTTGTTAGATAATCTATGACTCTTGAGGGGGAACATTGTCAACCCAGGTGGCATaagttcatttaaactatatatgcatatacatacacttatatgtattatatgcaattttaataaaaatagtatgattccttatggaatcttcaaacatccttagtattATTtgtccctctgccctccctctcccGTATTGTCCTCTCTAGCTCCTCTGCAATCAAAGTCCCGCCACCAtttccctcttttctcctcctatCACATGTATCCtgttatttgttttgaaaacagAGTCTCGTTGTTTTGAAAACAGCAGACTTTGAATTCATTATGTAATGCAGTAGAGACTAGCTGTGAACTCCTAATTCTTTTGTCTCATTCTCCTGAATGCCAGgcttacaggcctgagccaccatgcccagctaccaCCCCCGTTTTCTTTAGCCATTTCTGAAACATATCTTTTTAGACTCTTCACTATCTGGTCAGTTTCCTCAAATGTGCTTCCATAGTTTAGTAAGAGTGCAAAAGTTGtactttttatttatctattttttattatgtatgtgtctgtcttttctgcCTGCctacctttctctctgtgtgagagtatgtgcacatgagtccaggtgtccatagaggccagaagtgtcAGATTCCTctggaggtggttgtgagctacctgagtGGGGCTTGGgagttgaactctggtcctctggaagagcagtgcactctcttaaccacagagccattctTTCAGCCCCTTCTTTTGTATTCTTAACCTGGGAAATAAGGGAATGAAACTATTATTTGAAGACACAGCAAATATAAAGTGATTCAGATATACATGTGTTTGTTTAAcaccattctttttgtttgtttttttattttgttttttcgagacaggatttctctgtgtagttttggtgcctgtcctggatctcactctgtagaccaggctggccttgaactcacagagatccacctggctctgcctcccgagtgctgggattaaaggcgtgcaccactgccgcccgacTTAACACCATTCTTAAATGCAAGAACAAATCTAGTTTTTTTAATATTCAGCTCAATAGTATCCCCTTATACTCTGGACTCCTGGTACCAGAGTCCTGAGTGTCTTAGACACAGTACTAAAACCTGGTTTCCCAAGATGTTGTTGCTTGTCTCATCTGTGATATTGTAGAAAGTTATAGAATGTTATTCTCTTGTCCCACAGTCATATCAGGTTATAGCAGCAATATATTATAACATTTCAGTTTACAGGTTAAGAGCTTTCACTTAGAGCGGAAAGGTCTCTCCTCCTggccccccttcccctctcctctcctcttctttcctctcccctcccctcccctccccttcccttccttcttctctcctctcttcttctgacAGGatctggcttgcctggaacttgctgtgtagactaggctggcttaaaatccacagaaatctgcctgcttttgcctcccaagtgctgaaattcaAGGTGTTGAACTACCACACcagaaagttctttttaaaacttcagaGTTATCAGTTAAatgagcatgttttttttttcaaaatttaaaatttttttcgtTTTCTATTTTTAGGTTTTAAAAAGTTGTGgggttttgggggtttgtttgcttgcttgcttgctttatgtatgggtgtttggacTGGATTTGCGTTTGTATACACGTACATGCagtgtctgtagaggccagaagagggcgttgggtcCCCTGACTGGAGTTTCtggtagttgtaagccaccatgtgtgtgctgggaaccaaacctgggtcctctggaagagcagccagtgtttataactgctaagccatctctgcagtccc encodes:
- the Pdzd11 gene encoding PDZ domain-containing protein 11, which produces MDTRIPYDDYPVVFLPAYENPPAWIPPHERVYHPDYNNELTQFLPRIVTLKKPPGAQLGFNIRGGKASQLGIFISKVIPDSDAHRAGLQEGDQVLAVNDVDFQDIEHSKAVEILKTAREISMRVRFFPYNYHRQKERTVH